The Terriglobales bacterium genomic interval CGTGGTGATGGACATGTCGGCGGTGGACTACATGTCGAGCGCCGGGCTGCGGCTGCTCCTCCTTATCTATAGGGACTTCACGGCGCGGCGGCGGCGGCTGGTGCTGGCCGGCATCTCGCCGGACATCCGCAACGTGATGCAGCACACGGGGTTCCTCGGTTTCTTCGTCGTCGCCGACGACGTGCCAAAAGCCGCGCAGGTGCTGGCGTGACGACTCCGGCCCAGGCGCCCATCGACGGATACCCGACCCACGAATTCCAGGGATTCCGCTTCCGGCGCGGGCGCACGCTGCCGTTCGGGGCGTCGGTCGAGCCGCACGGCGTGAACTTCTCCATCTTCTCGAGCGCGGCCACCGGCTGCACGCTGGTGCTCTTCCGCAAGGGCGAGAAGAAGCCGATGGCCGAGATCCCCTTCCCCGACGAATTCCGCACCGGTGACGTCTACTCGATGCTGGTGTTCGGGCTGCCGTATGAGGACGTGGAGTATGGCTTCCGGTTCGACGGGCCGTGGCAGCCGGAGCGCGGCAACCGCTTCGATAAGACCGCGATCCTGTGCGACCCGTACGCGCACACCGTCGCCGGGCGCGACGTCTGGCGGCGGATGCCCGACTGGAAGGATCCGTACCAGCACCGCGCGCGCCTGACCTTCGACGACTTCGACTGGGAAGCGGACCGGCAGCTCGAGCATCCCATCCAGGAACTGGTGATCTACGAGATGCACGTGCGCGGGT includes:
- a CDS encoding STAS domain-containing protein, coding for MVEVSAREGYSLVTLAGAIDGKTAPEVQEQLRPVMEGSGDVVMDMSAVDYMSSAGLRLLLLIYRDFTARRRRLVLAGISPDIRNVMQHTGFLGFFVVADDVPKAAQVLA